A region of Moorena producens PAL-8-15-08-1 DNA encodes the following proteins:
- a CDS encoding phytoene desaturase family protein: MSKETDIVVIGSGIGGLCCASLLARYGFNVTVCESHSIPGGAAHAFERNGFKFDSGPSLYSGLSYSPSSNPLRQLLDAIGEDLSWETYNTWGCRLPEGDFDTSVGADQFCEVLARLRGNDAVTEWRELQRVMEPLAKAAIAIPLTAIRFDLGAVVTLSRFAPSFLRYAGDSIKLRGPFSQIMDGVLKDNFSRNWLDLLCFLLSGLPADGTIAAEMAFMFAEWYRPGVVLDYPIGGSGALVDALVRGLEKHGGQLIVNAHVEEVIVEHNRAVGVRLRGSKEIRARKAVVSNISVWDTLKLLPDSAIPKSYRAKRNATPECDSFMHLHLGIDAEGLQKDLACHYIIVNDWEKGVTAPQNIVVLSIPSLLDPSLAPPGKHVIHVYTPGNEPYELWQGMSRNSEAYAQQKQVRAEIMWKGLERIIPDIRSRCEVTLVGTPLTHERFLRRHRGSYGPGIRAGVGIFPGPGTPLPGLMCCGDSTFPGIGLPAVAASGMITANTLVPVSKHLEMLKTIGL, from the coding sequence AAACAGATATAGTTGTAATTGGCAGTGGGATTGGTGGTTTATGCTGCGCCTCTCTTCTAGCTCGCTACGGTTTTAACGTCACAGTCTGCGAGAGCCACTCAATCCCTGGTGGTGCTGCTCACGCTTTTGAGCGCAATGGATTCAAGTTTGACTCCGGTCCGTCTCTTTACTCAGGTTTGTCTTACAGCCCTTCTTCCAATCCTCTGCGACAACTGCTAGATGCCATTGGTGAGGATTTATCTTGGGAAACCTACAATACATGGGGTTGCCGTTTGCCTGAAGGGGACTTTGACACATCCGTTGGTGCGGATCAGTTTTGTGAGGTTCTAGCCAGGCTTCGTGGTAATGATGCTGTCACCGAATGGCGTGAGCTCCAGCGGGTGATGGAACCCCTAGCTAAGGCTGCGATCGCAATTCCCCTCACTGCCATCCGTTTTGATCTCGGCGCAGTAGTCACCCTCAGCCGATTTGCCCCCTCTTTTCTACGATATGCTGGGGATTCTATCAAGCTCAGAGGACCCTTTAGCCAGATTATGGACGGTGTTCTCAAAGACAACTTTAGCCGTAATTGGCTCGATTTGCTTTGTTTTCTATTATCCGGACTACCAGCGGATGGAACCATTGCGGCAGAGATGGCCTTTATGTTTGCGGAATGGTATCGACCAGGAGTAGTGCTAGACTATCCCATTGGTGGTAGTGGTGCCCTGGTTGATGCCCTGGTGCGGGGATTGGAAAAACATGGCGGTCAGTTGATAGTTAATGCTCATGTTGAGGAAGTGATAGTTGAGCACAACCGTGCCGTAGGTGTGCGTCTGCGGGGCAGCAAAGAAATCCGAGCCCGTAAAGCAGTAGTGTCTAATATCTCAGTATGGGATACCCTCAAACTACTTCCAGATTCAGCAATACCAAAATCCTATCGAGCCAAGAGAAACGCCACCCCTGAGTGTGACAGCTTCATGCATCTCCACTTAGGCATTGATGCTGAAGGACTACAAAAAGACCTAGCCTGCCACTACATTATCGTTAATGACTGGGAAAAAGGTGTTACCGCTCCCCAGAATATAGTAGTGCTATCGATTCCATCCCTTCTAGACCCATCCCTAGCACCACCAGGAAAACACGTGATTCACGTTTATACTCCAGGTAACGAACCCTATGAACTCTGGCAGGGGATGAGTCGTAACAGTGAAGCCTATGCACAACAAAAGCAGGTGCGTGCAGAAATCATGTGGAAAGGATTGGAGCGGATCATTCCAGACATTCGTTCCCGTTGTGAAGTCACTCTAGTCGGTACACCGCTCACCCACGAACGCTTTCTGCGCCGCCACCGAGGTTCCTACGGTCCAGGGATTCGAGCCGGAGTTGGCATTTTTCCTGGTCCTGGCACACCCCTACCTGGACTCATGTGTTGTGGAGACTCAACCTTTCCCGGTATTGGCTTACCAGCCGTTGCCGCCAGCGGGATGATTACTGCCAATACCCTTGTACCGGTTTCAAAGCATTTGGAAATGCTAAAAACCATTGGGTTATAG